The nucleotide sequence CTACTTCCCGAGTTATTTCCTCTATTTCCTCTGTTATTTCTTTCCTGTGCTTCGACAGTCATTGAAAATACCAAGAGTGCAAGCAATAAAACCTTATTCATAATTCCTCCCATTAGTTATTGTTCTGGTAGTACAATGTTTAAAAACAAGATAAAAGATTTTTTTCTCGTGCTGTCTTTTTCTTCAAATTCTTACTTTTTATTTAATTGTGAAATCTTAGGCTAAGTAGCTAAATCTTATGAAGATTGTCTGATATGGCCTTAATATTCTTACAAGTAAAAAAATGATATGGTGCAAACTGCTACTAGTTTTCCTGTGGTTGCTGTGTTTTTTGGTCTGTCATATCATTTAGTATGGCAATAAAAATAACCCTCCTGATTCTTATTTCTTTGGCCTTACAAGCAAGGCCTTTGAAGGTCGGTTTTTTTGAACTGATTCCTCATACCTATGGTGATCAACATAAGAAGGTTGGTGGACCAATCATTGATTATTTTAATAAGGTTATGGCCGAAGTCGCTACTGATAGTGTTGATATCAAATTATTACCTTTGCCTCGCCTTATTACAAAACTCACTAAGAAGGAACTTGATATTGGTATTTTTCTTGCCAAGAATCCAAAACGTTTAAATGCGTTTGATTATCCTCGTATTGCTCTTTATGACATGGTTCCTTCAATTATTGTGTCTAAGAATTTTAAAGGTGATAGATATAACTTTGAAGATATTAAAATTTGTGTTTGGGAGGATGGTTATCTCCCTGAGCAGTTTAAATCACTAAAGAATAGTCTTTTTAAAATGACAGGAGAGCTTATTACTCAACGATGTCTTGAAATGATGAAAAATAAGCGAGTAGATGCTTTCTTTTCTCCTGACCATTTGTCATTAAAATATCATCTAAAAAAAATGAAGCTTCAAAATGACTATAAAGTTATACCTGTCGTTGGTGATCCAATAGGCCTGTATACAGTTTTTTCTAAAGGGCACGAAAAGTTGATCGAAAAACATGAAACGGCCTTAAAGAAAGTAAAAGAACAAGCTCGTTATGAAGATGAGTTTTATAAGTTTCTTGATTCTCTCGATTAATAAGTACCTGCTTCTCATTGACTTTTGAATTATTACTTAACAAAATAAGATATGCGTCTATATCTATTTTTACTTCTTTTTGTCGTGACTTCCTGTGGTCTAGGTATGGATCTCCCTGAACATGATGATCGATTTAATCCTATTGTAAACCAATTCAGAGAAGATATGCTTTTTTTTTGGGAATAATAGAAAAGTTGGAGAGGTGAAAATTGCCTTTCATGATCCAACGGATACCTTAAAAGTTTTTAATTTATTTCCTATACATTCAAATGTTAAGAATCCAGCTACAGTTGTTGCTGTGTGTGTTATTATTGGAGAGTCTAGTAATGATCTCGTAAAGGTTGGGGCCAAAATTATAACGGGTAAAAATTACGGAAATAAATATATCTTTGTTGATCCTGATTATGAATTTAAATCACTGGAAGAAGTAGAGTTGATTCTCTATCATGAATTAGGACATTGTTTGTTAGATAAAGAGCATGATGATACGTTTGTAATGCAAACAAGCAAATATCAATCAAGCTTTGGTGATTTTAGGTATTTTCATCTCAAGGAGTTTTTTACTGCTACTACTGATAATGTGAATTCTTTATCACTAAAAAATCGAATACAAGAGACAGATGAACTTGTCTTTTATACAAATTATTTTGCATTCGATAGTGAAGTCGATTATCAACTATATTACTCACCGACTGAGGATGAATATTTTAGATATTCGAATGCCACTTTAGTTGAATGAGCTTCTTCATTCCAGCTTCTTCGAATCGTCCATCGGCCTTTGTGACCTGTCCCTCATTGAGGCTTAGAGAGTGTCCCATTTTACTATAAGCTTCCTTGATTTCATTCTCAGGTACATAGAATGGAGGACCAAATTCTTTAGGGCCGTCGTGCTTATAGGTAAGAATGAGTAGGTGAGTGTCTCTTGTTATAAGAAGATTAATCTTTTCAAAATACTTCACTCTTAAGTCACTCGGTAGGGCCACGATACATGCGCGGTCATACAGAAAGTCGATGTGTCCTATTTCATGCTTCGTCATTTCAAAGAAGTCGCCGAGGTAGTAGTGAAGATCTCCTGCGCGGTAAATTTCATGATGAGTATTTTTTTCTATTTGAAAGTTAATTTTATTTTCTTCAAAGAATTCTTTGGCAGCAATAGGGGAGAGTTCATTGGCAATGACAGTAGCTCCGCGTTCTAGGAAGTAGATAATATCAAGACTTTTTCCTGCAAGTGGAATCAGTACAGTTTTACCTTTTAAATCGATATTTTCAAAATGCTCGACCATAGTCTTATTATAAGCACTTTGATGAAACCCAATTCTTTTTTCTTTCCAGGCCTCAAGCCACAACTCTTTTTCCATGCTATTTCCAAATAAAAAAAGGGGAGAACAATGTCTCCCCGATTTATAATATATCAAATCTAATTAAGATCCGCACATCTCACAGTTTTCTGGATTCTCTAAAGAGCATACCATTGCAGCTGCATTCTCCTCAGTCGTCTTTGCTGGAGTATCATTTTGAACAGTAAACTTAACAGCGTTAACTGCAGCTCTTGTTCTTAGGTAGTACATACCAGTCTTAAGACCTTTCTTCCATGCGTAGAAGTGCATTGAAGAAAGTTTTCCAAAGTTTGGCTCTTGCATGTGGATGTTCAGTGACTGACCTTGGTCAATATAAGGTCCACGACCAGCTGACATGTCGATTACATGCTTTTGCTTAACTTCCCAAACTGTTTTGTATAGAGCTTTTAGCTCTTCAGGAATCCTTGCAATTGATTGGATTGAACCATTGTTAGCGATAATTTCATTTCTTAATGAATCATCCCAAATTCCTGCTTCGATTAAATCTTTTACTAGGAACTTATTAACAACAGCAAATTCTCCAGAAAGAACACGTCTTACATAGATATTTGAAGTGATCGGCTCAAAACACTCATTATTCCCAAGAATCTGTGATGTCGATGCTGTTGGCATTGGAGCAACAAGAAGTGAGTTTCTTACTCCATACTTTTTAACTTCGGCTTTTAGCTCTTCCCAGTTCCATCTTCCAGAGTGAGCTTTGTGGTTCCACATATCAAACTGGAAAATGCCTTGGCTCATTGGAGAACCTTCATAAGTTTCGTATGCACCCTCAACAGCTGCAGCATCTTTAGAAGCTGTCACGGCCGCGAAGTAAATTGTTTCAAAGATGTCATTGTTTAGTTGAAGAGCTGCATCACTTTCAAAAGGAAGTCTCATCATAAAGAATGTATCTTGAAGACCTTGAACACCTAGACCAATTGGACGGTGTCTCATGTTAGAGTTACGAGCTTCAATTACTGGATAGTAATTAACATCGATAATTCTGTTAAGGTTCTTAGTCATACGGTAAACGATTCTAAATAGTTCCGCGTGATCGTATGTTCTAACTCCATTTTCTTCTTTAACAAATCTGTTAAGAGCAACTGAAGCAAGGTTACAAACCGCAACTTCATCTGGTGCTGTATACTCAAGAATTTCAGTACAAAGGTTTGAAGATTTAATTGTACCAAGATTCTTTTGGTTTGATTTCTCGTTCGCAGCATCTTTGTAAAGCATATATGGAGAGCCTGTTTCAACTTGTGATTCAAGAATTGCAAACCATAGGTCCTGTGCTCTAATTGTTTTCTTCGCTTTTCCTTCTGTTTCATAGCGAGTGTAAAGCTCTTCAAATTTTGCACCATAAGTATCAGCAAGACCTGGACACTCGTGTGGACAAAATAGTGACCACTGTCCATCTTCTTCAACTCTCTTCATAAATAAGTCAGGTGTCCACATAGCATAGAAAAGATCTCTTGCTCTTTGCTCGTCTTTACCTGTGTTCTTTTTCATTTCTAAGAAATCGAAAACATCCGCGTGCCATGGCTCAAGATAGATTGCAAATGAACCTTTTCTCTTTCCACCACCTTGGTCAACATATCTTGCAGTATCGTTAAATACTTTAAGCATTGGAACGATACCATTACTTGTTCCGTTAGTTCCCTTAATGAAAGAACCTTTAGCTCTGATGTTGTGAATCGAAAGACCAATCCCACCAGCTGATTGAGAAATTAAAGCCGTTTGCTTTAATGTATCGTAAATACCATCAATAGAATCATCTTTCATTGTTAATAGGAAACATGATGATAACTGTGGCTTAGGCGTTCCAGAGTTAAACAGAGTAGGAGTCGCATGTGTGAAATATTTCTCACTCATAAGATCATATGTTTCAATCGCAGAATCAAGGTCATTCATGTGAATACCAACAGATACTCTCATAAGCATTTGACCTGGTCTTTCTACGATATTTCCATTCATTCTAAGTAGGTAAGACTTCTCTAGCGTTTTAAATCCAAAGTAGTCATAGTTGAAATCTCTCTTGTCATCAATTGCAGTATCAAGTCTTTCTGCATTTGCCATAACAACATCGTAAAGTTCTTTAGAAACTAGAGGAGCGTGCTCACCAGTTTTTGGATTCACAAAGTTATACATCTCTTTGATGTTTTCAGAGAAGCATCCACGAGTTGCTTTATGTAGGTTTGATACAGCAATTCTTCCCGCTAGCGTATTGTAGTCTGGGTGCTTCGTCGCTAGGTATGCAGCAGTTTCAGCAGAAAGTTGATCAAGCTCTTTAGTTGTAATTCCATCATAGATTCCCTCAATTACTTTTTGTGTAATAAGTGTTGAGTCGATGTGGTTTGAAT is from Bacteriovorax sp. Seq25_V and encodes:
- a CDS encoding ABC transporter substrate-binding protein, translating into MAIKITLLILISLALQARPLKVGFFELIPHTYGDQHKKVGGPIIDYFNKVMAEVATDSVDIKLLPLPRLITKLTKKELDIGIFLAKNPKRLNAFDYPRIALYDMVPSIIVSKNFKGDRYNFEDIKICVWEDGYLPEQFKSLKNSLFKMTGELITQRCLEMMKNKRVDAFFSPDHLSLKYHLKKMKLQNDYKVIPVVGDPIGLYTVFSKGHEKLIEKHETALKKVKEQARYEDEFYKFLDSLD
- a CDS encoding thiopurine S-methyltransferase Se/Te detoxification family — encoded protein: MEKELWLEAWKEKRIGFHQSAYNKTMVEHFENIDLKGKTVLIPLAGKSLDIIYFLERGATVIANELSPIAAKEFFEENKINFQIEKNTHHEIYRAGDLHYYLGDFFEMTKHEIGHIDFLYDRACIVALPSDLRVKYFEKINLLITRDTHLLILTYKHDGPKEFGPPFYVPENEIKEAYSKMGHSLSLNEGQVTKADGRFEEAGMKKLIQLKWHSNI
- a CDS encoding ribonucleoside-diphosphate reductase subunit alpha, encoding MYVLTRSGEREPLKFDKITDRIEGLTFGLDSNHIDSTLITQKVIEGIYDGITTKELDQLSAETAAYLATKHPDYNTLAGRIAVSNLHKATRGCFSENIKEMYNFVNPKTGEHAPLVSKELYDVVMANAERLDTAIDDKRDFNYDYFGFKTLEKSYLLRMNGNIVERPGQMLMRVSVGIHMNDLDSAIETYDLMSEKYFTHATPTLFNSGTPKPQLSSCFLLTMKDDSIDGIYDTLKQTALISQSAGGIGLSIHNIRAKGSFIKGTNGTSNGIVPMLKVFNDTARYVDQGGGKRKGSFAIYLEPWHADVFDFLEMKKNTGKDEQRARDLFYAMWTPDLFMKRVEEDGQWSLFCPHECPGLADTYGAKFEELYTRYETEGKAKKTIRAQDLWFAILESQVETGSPYMLYKDAANEKSNQKNLGTIKSSNLCTEILEYTAPDEVAVCNLASVALNRFVKEENGVRTYDHAELFRIVYRMTKNLNRIIDVNYYPVIEARNSNMRHRPIGLGVQGLQDTFFMMRLPFESDAALQLNNDIFETIYFAAVTASKDAAAVEGAYETYEGSPMSQGIFQFDMWNHKAHSGRWNWEELKAEVKKYGVRNSLLVAPMPTASTSQILGNNECFEPITSNIYVRRVLSGEFAVVNKFLVKDLIEAGIWDDSLRNEIIANNGSIQSIARIPEELKALYKTVWEVKQKHVIDMSAGRGPYIDQGQSLNIHMQEPNFGKLSSMHFYAWKKGLKTGMYYLRTRAAVNAVKFTVQNDTPAKTTEENAAAMVCSLENPENCEMCGS